A window of Nitrospirae bacterium YQR-1 genomic DNA:
GCCCTTATGGTACAAACAGCACTGTCATACGACAGACACTTAGCTGTATGCCATGTTTTAAGAAAAAATGTAATACAATACAATGTCTGAGGGATTTATCTTTTCACACAGTTTATGAGATAATAGCGGAGCGTGAGTCTTTCCGGACTTAAAGTGTAGTAAAAAAATGAATAACCGGAGGTAAGATGAGATATATAATGAAGATGCAGCTTATAGCAATGGTGCTTTTGCTGTTTAGCGCTTTGGGCTTTACCCATGAGATTCCGGAGGGAGCGGAGCCTTTTATGTCCTCACAGAAGTGCTCGGCCTGCCATCCCGCCATATTTAAAGAGTGGGCGGGCTCAATGCACGGCAAATCCTCACTGCATAAAAACAGTGCCCATGCAGCCATGTATAATGCATATGTGGATGATATGCAAAAAGAAAAAAAAGAGGTTGGCTATACCTGTGCCACCTGTCATATGCCTATGGCAGACAACCTTCAGGATATAATCAGCGGAAAGGTTAAGCCGGATGATAAAAAACTCCTTGAGCAGGACGGAGTGGGTTGTACGTTTTGCCACAGGATAGAAAACACGGTAATCGGTAAAGACAGAAACGTCTGTGTTATAAACAAGGATGGAAGTTTTCTTGTAAGCAAACCCGGGGATAAGGCGCCCCACAAGTCGGCCTCCAACCCTATGTTTTCAGACGGTGGTTTGTGTATGGGCTGCCATGGCTTTCTGGTAAATTCTAAAAATGTCACCCTCTGTGCGATGAAAGAGGAGGGGACAGGAAACTGCCTGACATGCCATATGCAAAAAGTTGACGGCGCACCTGCACTTGGCTCAAAGGCAACTGAACACGTCTCTCACAACATATCAGGCGGACATGACGAGGAGATGTTAAAAAAGGCGGTATCCATAGATGTAAAGTCCGACGGTAAAAACCTTCAGGTTAAGATAAAAAACAACATGGTACATGCCTTTCCGTCAACTATGCCTATGAGGGTTGCCTACATAAAAGTCACCTTCAGAGACTCTGCAGGTAAGGCTCTTTGGACCAATATAAAGGAAAACCCTGTGGCGGATGATAAACAGTCCGTATTTAGTAAGGCTTTTAAGGGTGGTGACAAAGTTGGAGTGCCGGCGTGGAAGGCCGATGCTGTGGCATATGATACAAGGCTTAAAGCCGCTGA
This region includes:
- a CDS encoding cytochrome c family protein — encoded protein: MRYIMKMQLIAMVLLLFSALGFTHEIPEGAEPFMSSQKCSACHPAIFKEWAGSMHGKSSLHKNSAHAAMYNAYVDDMQKEKKEVGYTCATCHMPMADNLQDIISGKVKPDDKKLLEQDGVGCTFCHRIENTVIGKDRNVCVINKDGSFLVSKPGDKAPHKSASNPMFSDGGLCMGCHGFLVNSKNVTLCAMKEEGTGNCLTCHMQKVDGAPALGSKATEHVSHNISGGHDEEMLKKAVSIDVKSDGKNLQVKIKNNMVHAFPSTMPMRVAYIKVTFRDSAGKALWTNIKENPVADDKQSVFSKAFKGGDKVGVPAWKADAVAYDTRLKAAEERLLTYAITGGDVKSADVYLMYRLFPAAAIEKYNISKEGLNDKAIMVIKKEITLSK